The following coding sequences lie in one Mustelus asterias chromosome 8, sMusAst1.hap1.1, whole genome shotgun sequence genomic window:
- the tal1 gene encoding T-cell acute lymphocytic leukemia protein 1 homolog, whose protein sequence is MMEKVGLDLGENRSDDQSPVQKDFSRHRADREEAENTSEPADQSTEGHQLQAEPQSASNDGVSKETSHDSPDPLSEVPVINLMQRGAQPINESDQKGTFTHSVPTTELSRPPVPLTLQSPVSENRMVQLTAAHLPLPAARAMLYNSTSQYQTLPLLNSDPEPFNMFSNNRVKRRPAPYDVEVTTGVAQPKIVRRIFTNSRERWRQQNVNGAFAELRKLIPTHPPDKKLSKNEILRLAMKYINFLAKLLSDQEQEGEQRGLQIKEADSTRLASDDIQEMSPDSSCGSCFDGTGSPESLSEEHDHLESRHGNHRHSILPPDVNGQR, encoded by the exons ATGATGGAAAAGGTCGGCTTGGATCTTGGTGAAAATCGCAGCGATGACCAGAGTCCTGTTCAGAAGGATTTCTCCAGACACAGAGCAGACCGCGAGGAAGCGGAAAACACGAGCGAGCCTGCAGATCAATCCACTGAGGGACACCAGCTCCAGGCTGAGCCACAATCTGCGTCAAATGATGGGGTTTCCAAGGAAACCAGTCACGACTCCCCTGATCCCCTATCGGAAGTGCCAGTCATAAACCTGATGCAAAGAGGGGCCCAGCCTATAAATGAGAGTGATCAGAAAGGCACGTTTACTCATTCAGTGCCCACCACCGAGTTGTCAAGACCCCCGGTGCCTCTGACTCTTCAGAGTCCAGTGAGTGAGAATCGGATGGTCCAGTTAACGGCAGCTCACCTCCCCCTGCCTGCAGCCAGAGCGATGCTGTATAACAGCACATCCCAGTATCAGACCCTGCCACTATTAAACAG TGATCCAGAACCCTTCAACATGTTCTCCAACAACAGAGTGAAAAGAAGACCAGCTCCTTACGACGTGGAGGTCACTACCG GTGTCGCCCAGCCTAAAATCGTCCGCCGAATCTTCACAAACAGCAGGGAGAGGTGGAGGCAGCAGAATGTCAACGGGGCCTTCGCAGAACTCCGCAAACTCATCCCGACCCATCCGCCCGACAAGAAGCTGAGCAAGAACGAGATCCTACGTCTGGCCATGAAATACATCAATTTCTTGGCCAAACTGCTGAGCGACCAGGAGCAGGAGGGCGAGCAGCGGGGCTTGCAGATCAAAGAGGCGGACAGtaccaggctggccagcgacgaCATCCAGGAGATGTCTCCAGACTCGAGCTGTGGAAGCTGTTTCGATGGAACAGGAAGCCCGGAAAGTCTAAGCGAAGAACACGATCATCTCGAGTCACGACATGGAAACCACCGTCACTCTATACTTCCTCCAGATGTCAATGGACAACGGTGA